One genomic window of Aethina tumida isolate Nest 87 chromosome 3, icAetTumi1.1, whole genome shotgun sequence includes the following:
- the LOC109608600 gene encoding uncharacterized protein LOC109608600: protein MDEGPASKKAKGFAEKDPNKKDLATLPEKILLKIFSYLDLKSLNNCAMLCSTLNNLSKSSCLYKSVHLKYNMSSHFLSSLVSKVSRPKHLFIEYKHQDENTEDYSEFNQFVTLLLRKSGEHLESLRVESCRCEEVLNNISECTNLKKLGLYRCKGTFSTLSSLNRLQNLSLVLCHFLPKTVSELLHNNSNLIHVFLSSNDNVDVNEVCEVLSQHNLDVRELYLSEKKKLKAKGVKSLARLCDLRTLTLINGPGSNWDPEDSLEQVAAGCSKLEKLSIYGWRGLNDDNFIPALHMFTQITELDLRGTNITVKSCREAALTLPKLKLMDVIKCHRVKKSQLAKLQKDFSEIYIPLE, encoded by the exons ATGGATGAAGGTCCGGCAAGTAAAAAGGCCAAAGGCTTTGCAGAAAAGgatccaaataaaaaagacTTAGCTACACTGCCA gagaaaattttgttaaaaattttcagttatttagACTTGAAATCACTTAACAATTGCGCAATGCTGTGTTCAACACTCAATAACTTATCAAAATCCAGTTGTTTGTATAAAAGTGTTCATTTAAAA TACAATATGAGTTCACATTTTCTCAGCTCCTTAGTATCAAAAGTGAGCAGaccaaaacatttatttattgaatataaacacCAAGATGAAAATACAGAGGATTACTCAGAGTTTAATCAGTTTGTTacctt ATTGTTAAGAAAGTCTGGAGAACATTTGGAATCACTAAGAGTTGAAAGTTGTAGGTGTGAAgaagttttaaacaatatatcagAGTGTACAAATCTAAAAA aattggGGTTATATAGATGTAAAGGAACCTTTTCAACACTGTCTTCATTAAATAGACTGCAAAACCTTTCATTAGTGTTATGTCATTTTTTACCCAAAACAGTGAGTGAATTACTTCacaataattctaatttaattcacGTCTTTCTCT CTTCTAATGATAACGTAGATGTTAATGAAGTTTGCGAGGTTCTCTCTCAACACAATCTAGATGTGAGggaattatatttaagtgaAAAAAAGAAACTGAAAGCAAAAGGTGTAAAATCCTTGGCAAGATTATGTGATCTGAGAActttaactttgattaacgGACCTGGTTCAAATTGGGATCCAGAAGATTCACTTGAACAAGTTGCTGCAGGTTGTTCTAAATTGGAAAA GCTTTCCATTTATGGTTGGAGAGGTTTGAATGACGACAATTTTATACCAGCCTTGCATATGTTTACGCAGATTACGGAATTGGATCTACGTGGAACGAATATAACTGTAAAAAGTTGTCGAGAAGCCGCTTTAACACTGCCAAAGTTGAAACTGATGGACGTTATCAAGTGTCACAGGGT
- the LOC109608595 gene encoding hornerin yields the protein MKIATTLLLASLGLVAATPNGVYHQEYNYRSSSSSYRNNELQHKNDDSGYYSKDGDLEGRLKPKINSHNEHSEYVNPKLQTNSHTSMTLGENGMNSYGELNAQNYGAGFGSGYGGGAAAGYGSSSRYGSSSNYGASSSYGSSYGASSIQSLTQNLQAQLERQLQDAIYESQRVYGHSSYSNSAMRDLEEELRRNLTARLQDELHTRYGSQTVKGGLSYTIRGGRVEPTANYNNQELTDLTRQIENNLLRKLHTEYGSSSSHSSSASSNSYNYQYTSTHRPYSTLYPNINIHTTTYRPYYSTPTSQSSSRYSSSQYMSKTSQSRYTPVSNPLSITVIASNVQNNLDRQLNDLLESVQTQYFTEGSSYGVTNYDIVLKRLQDELKTNLTYLLDEELRRNYGSQTLHDGYWYSLGPNGQQSQQYNYNSRDLENLKSQIERNLLQKLNSDFENRRSRFEQHYRSSSSSSSSSSSNYGASGSYGTHYGSGSSQYAVGSRGSYGASSNYGTSGSYGTNTLENYSTRPSANHLAPLISAGQQGIKTHNNNYRYVAGAGTGGYEMSGNLAQLQRELQESLSRQLQQAISQTHYTSGYSSGSFNSQDFQNSLQQLSDELNRNLTRQLQDSSYSYSSSGITDQQMASLRNQLQGELQRQLQQGLRQSWSSSSSYSASASSSNFRPVRGLNGQLRDGEDCQYDDPNVAYRRQRRHAGYGAYLRSAPIPSDTEQISGHYGGHSQTYRHSWQGSSSYNHRSSSSASSSYGWGQRGQQQIDLGQQVEDDDFGRLDVGQQQQQQQVDLGQQIEEEDDGFAKLQTGQQQVELGQEVEDDGFVKLQTEQQQQQQQQQINLGGQFNSLGQKQIEDDTLSKIQVGNIQNHDDQQLDLGQEIEDDGFTKLQVGNSNSIGKLKLENQHQEEINLGQQADLGQKIENDQVAKIELDNEQTVSSLGKSQFGSQQRQQEIELGQQQEELGQEIEEDDFGKTQVGAQYLSAPQQPIVGHQQLNLNQQQLDLGQQIEDDSFSKLTNQQSTTADYLYQNRQQQQQQLIGQEQIDLGQQQVDLGQQIEEDSFEKLQAAGKLLADQQTSTGQQQIGQVQEDLGQQVEEDGFTQLQTGGKLISGQNQQQLVGQEQIDLGQQVEQDEDDFGKLQIGQQQQQLQENTLNKIQMNGQFAQQNQQAQQSVIGLNENDNKFYHQTGYANLNQKIEDQALGIGSKPKNNLQDANKLFASGVVTGDTHITQQQQLPSIDLGQQQESIDDSQQAKQSEQKQESLGQSWITAGQSNTNTASLQTGSQTQQESISNTPFTTSTIPTSQVTIDQQSISKAEAEADALIEAIRASRRRQPQPINAATVPYRGYSYGGTAGRNTHFQTAHSYSDGFAVSGNGYRGTTGRGDITMNAGYTGNVQQQPEVERGTNVGSSGYGQRQIQSGYSTGSGSRVNLQYGNQAQKSGNGEIYESRTEIVLEGASGGRTGYGSGRRDQTGYSGSGGVHYGSQHNLEQQLETTQDLHVPAPEFASSGVQSGYGRRSGVKGGRRPTTSLVEPVQVEKIEPAQVELIEQAVAVETTTTEKPSWWKRVGNKVKDVIG from the exons ATGAAAATAGCAACGACGCTGTTATTGGCGTCCTTGGGGCTTGTCGCCGCGACGCCCAACGGCGTCTACCATCAGGAGTACAATTATCGTAGTTCCTCGTCATCTTACCGCAACAACGAACTGCAACACAAGAACGACGATTCTGGCTACTATTCGAAAGACGGTGATCTGGAAGGTCGCCTCAAACCCAAGATAAACTCCCACAACGAGCATTCCGAATACGTCAACCCGAAACTGCAGACCAACAGTCACACCAGCATGACTTTGGGCGAAAACGGCATGAATTCTTATGGAGAACTGAATGCACAGAACTATGGCGCCGGTTTCGGCTCTGGTTACGGTGGTGGTGCTGCTGCTGGTTACGGCTCTTCTTCTCGCTACGGTTCTTCCTCTAACTATGGAGCCTCCTCGTCTTATGGTTCCAGTTACGGCGCATCGAGTATCCAAAGTCTGACCCAAAACCTCCAAGCCCAATTGGAACGCCAGCTCCAGGATGCCATCTACGAAAGTCAAAGGGTTTACGGTCATTCATCCTACTCCAATTCGGCCATGAGAGATCTGGAAGAGGAACTGCGTCGCAACTTGACCGCCAGACTCCAAGACGAACTCCACACCAGATACGGAAGTCAAACGGTCAAAGGTGGCTTGTCTTACACGATCCGCGGCGGAAGAGTGGAACCCACCGCCAATTACAACAACCAGGAACTCACCGATCTCACGCGCCAAATCGAAAACAACCTGTTGAGAAAGTTGCACACCGAATACGGAAGCTCTTCTTCTCATTCCTCTTCGGCATCCAGCAATTCCTACAACTACCAATACACGTCGACCCATCGACCCTATTCAACCCTCTACCCCAACATCAACATTCATACAACGACATACAGACCGTACTATTCCACCCCAACTAGCCAGTCCAGTTCGAGGTATTCCAGCAGTCAGTACATGTCTAAAACGAGTCAATCCCGCTACACTCCCGTATCAAATCCTCTGTCGATCACCGTAATAGCCTCCAACGTTCAAAACAATTTGGACCGTCAACTGAACGATCTCCTCGAAAGCGTTCAAACCCAGTACTTCACCGAAGGGTCGTCTTACGGCGTCACCAACTACGACATTGTCCTTAAACGTCTTCAGGACGAACTGAAAACCAACTTGACGTATTTGTTGGACGAAGAGTTGCGTAGAAATTACGGCAGTCAAACTTTGCACGACGGCTATTGGTATTCGTTAGGACCGAACGGACAACAAAGCCAACAATACAACTACAATTCCAGAGATTTGGAGAATCTCAAGAGCCAAATCGAACGTAACCTCTTGCAGAAACTGAACAGCGATTTCGAAAACCGCAGGTCGAGATTCGAACAACACTACCGTTCATCATCATCCAgtagcagcagcagcagcagcaactATGGAGCCAGCGGTAGCTATGGCACCCATTACGGCAGTGGAAGCTCCCAATATGCCGTGGGAAGCAGGGGCAGCTACGGAGCCAGTAGCAACTACGGCACAAGCGGAAGCTACGGAACCAACACCTTGGAGAACTACTCCACCAGACCATCCGCAAATCATCTCGCGCCGTTGATCAGTGCAGGACAACAAGGTATCAAGACGCACAACAACAATTATAGATATGTTGCCGGAGCCGGCACCGGAGGTTACGAAATGTCGGGAAATCTGGCTCAATTGCAAAGAGAGTTGCAGGAAAGTCTTTCCAGGCAATTGCAACAAGCCATCAGCCAAACCCATTACACCTCCGGTTATTCCTCCGGAAGTTTTAACTCTCAG GACTTCCAAAATTCCCTGCAACAACTTTCCGACGAACTGAACCGCAACCTGACGCGACAACTCCAAGACTCCTCTTACTCGTACAGTTCGTCCGGAATCACCGATCAACAGATGGCTTCCCTTCGCAACCAGCTGCAAGGAGAACTCCAACGCCAACTTCAGCAAGGTCTCCGTCAGAGCTGGAGTTCCTCCAGTTCCTATAGCGCTTCGGCGTCCAGTTCCAACTTCCGACCGGTCAGAGGACTAAACGGACAGTTGAGGGACGGCGAAGATTGCCAATACGACGATCCCAATGTCGCATACAGGAGACAAAGGAGACACGCGGG ATATGGTGCTTATCTCAGATCTGCGCCGATTCCTTCAGACACTGAACAAATCTCTGGTCACTACGGAGGTCATTCCCAAACTTATCGCCACAGTTGGCAAGGTTCCAGCTCATACAACCACCGTTCTTCTTCGTCTGCCTCCTCCAGTTATGGTTGGGGTCAAAGAGGCCAACAACAAATTGATTTAGGGCAACAAGTTGAAGACGATGACTTTGGAAGGTTAGATGTgggacaacaacaacagcaacagcaAGTAGATTTGGGACAACAAATTGAAGAGGAAGATGACGGATTCGCAAAACTACAAACGGGTCAGCAGCAAGTCGAATTGGGACAAGAAGTAGAGGACGACGGTTTTGTAAAATTGCAAACTGaacaacagcaacaacaacaacaacaacaaataaatttgggaGGACAGTTCAACAGTCTCGGTCAAAAACAGATCGAAGACGATACTTTGAGTAAAATACAAGTTGGAAACATACAAAATCACGACGATCAACAACTCGATTTGGGACAAGAAATAGAAGATGACGGATTTACGAAATTACAAGTCGGAAATAGCAACAGCATCGgaaaattgaaacttgaaaatcAACATcaagaagaaattaatttgggACAACAGGCGGATTTGgggcaaaaaattgaaaacgatCAAGTTGCCAAAATAGAACTTGATAACGAACAAACTGTTTCATCACTGGGAAAGTCACAATTTGGTAGTCAACAACGACAACAAGAAATAGAGCTTGGACAGCAACAGGAAGAATTGGGACAGGAAATCGAAGAAGACGATTTCGGTAAGACTCAAGTCGGAGCGCAGTATCTAAGTGCTCCGCAACAACCAATCGTTGGACACCAACaactaaatttgaatcaacaaCAACTAGATTTAGGCCAACAAATAGAAGATGAtagttttagtaaattaactaACCAACAGTCAACAACCGCGGATTATCTCTATCAAAACCgacagcaacaacaacaacaattaattggACAGGAACAAATCGATCTAGGACAACAACAAGTGGATCTGGGACAGCAGATTGAAGaagacagttttgaaaaattacagGCTGCTGGAAAATTACTTGCCGATCAACAAACATCGACAGGTCAACAACAAATTGGACAAGTACAAGAAGATTTGGGTCAACAAGTAGAGGAAGACGGCTTCACACAATTACAAACTGGAGGAAAGCTTATTTCCGGCCAAAATCAACAGCAACTCGTTGGTCAAGAGCAAATCGATTTGGGACAACAAGTTGAACAAGACGAAGACGATTTTGGAAAATTGCAAATAgggcaacaacaacaacaattacaAGAAAACACgttaaacaaaatacaaatgaaTGGACAGTTTGCTCAGCAAAATCAACAAGCACAGCAATCAGTAATAGGATTGAATGAAAACGACAATAAATTCTACCATCAAACAGGGTACgcgaatttaaatcaaaaaatcgaAGATCAAGCTTTAGGCATCGGCAGCAAACCTAAGAATAACCTGCAAGATGCGAACAAGTTGTTCGCTTCCGGTGTTGTTACTGGAGACACTCACATTactcaacaacaacaattaccTTCAATTGATCTAGGTCAACAACAAGAGTCAATCGATGACAGTCAACAAGCGAAGCAATCCGAACAGAAACAAGAATCCCTCGGCCAAAGTTGGATTACTGCCGGCCAATCGAATACAAACACTGCCAGTCTTCAAACTGGCAGTCAAACACAACAAGAATCAATCTCAAACACACCGTTCACTACGTCCACTATTCCAACCAGTCAAGTAACAATTGACCAACAATCAATTTCGAAAGCAGAAGCCGAAGCTGACGCTTTAATAGAAGCCATCAGAGCATCGAGACGCAGACAACCGCAACCAATTAATGCTGCAACAGTACCGTACCGGGGTTACAGTTACGGTGGAACGGCAGGCAGAAACACCCACTTTCAAACTGCGCATTCTTATTCCGATGGATTTGCTGTCTCCGGAAACGGATACCGCGGAACAACTGGAAGAGGAGACATTACTATGAACGCCGGTTATACCGGAAACGTTCAACAACAGCCCGAAGTCGAAAGAGGCACCAACGTCGGATCTTCCGGATATGGTCAAAGGCAAATCCAGTCAGGTTACTCCACAGGTTCCGGAAGCAGAGTCAACCTGCAATACGGCAATCAAGCACAAAAATCAGGAAACGGAGAAATTTACGAATCAAGAACCGAAATCGTCCTGGAAGGTGCGTCCGGAGGTAGAACTGGATACGGAAGCGGAAGACGTGATCAAACTGGCTATTCCGGAAGTGGAGGTGTTCATTACGGATCGCAACACAATCTTGAACAACAATTGGAAACGACACAAGATTTACACGTCCCCGCGCCTGAATTCGCTTCCTCCGGAGTACAATCCGGTTACGGACGCAGAAGCGGAGTCAAAGGAGGACGTCGTCCGACCACTTCTCTTGTGGAGCCAGTACAGGTGGAGAAAATCGAACCCGCTCAGGTTGAGTTAATTGAGCAAGCGGTCGCAGTGGAAACAACAACCACTGAGAAACCGTCGTGGTGGAAGAGAGTTGGTAATAAAGTCAAGGATGTCATAGGTTAA